A portion of the Segatella copri DSM 18205 genome contains these proteins:
- a CDS encoding nitroreductase family protein, whose product MMEKNQIFENIMSRTSVRSYTDMPPLAIVVCGCLDKTLEGTEQEFWIQDCSAATENILLMAHGLGLGGVWTALYPLKERYEGMQQLLHLPKTMIPLNALIIGYPKNQAEAKDKWKEENISYNKWMEKNS is encoded by the coding sequence ATGATGGAAAAGAATCAGATTTTTGAAAATATTATGAGCCGTACATCGGTGAGAAGTTATACAGACATGCCACCGCTCGCCATCGTGGTTTGCGGATGCCTTGACAAGACGCTGGAAGGCACAGAGCAGGAGTTCTGGATTCAAGACTGTTCGGCAGCCACGGAGAACATTCTGCTGATGGCTCACGGCCTGGGACTCGGCGGTGTATGGACAGCCCTCTATCCCCTGAAAGAACGATACGAGGGAATGCAGCAACTGCTGCATCTGCCCAAGACGATGATTCCGCTCAACGCCCTCATCATCGGATATCCGAAGAATCAGGCGGAAGCAAAGGATAAGTGGAAAGAGGAGAATATTTCCTATAATAAATGGATGGAGAAAAATTCATAA
- a CDS encoding DUF3810 domain-containing protein encodes MKILDTLRLDRMKWRHWVLLLLLILVTLTKMIPLWGVIYTYRVYPVIGSLLSPISGIFPFAVGDIFIALSIAWVILYPIYEMGLRKKLARRFIFLAAKSGGYPKKKAVFGRVIEYLLWVYVWFYAAWGLNYSQPVIYYRVGMKPAEVSEVKFRKFAYQYADSLNLLSEERRGKSEKFNCIVDDKLKNRVRDAVLKEYNKIGYREGINPPFNQHPHAKTMVFTPISSMSGVTGSMGPFFCEFTLNGDILAHDYPATYAHEFAHFLGIANEGEANFYSYLVCTASQDKAVKFSGYYHILPHVLYNVFDILGEKEGEKYLKYIRPEIIRLLKSDRQYWQGKRCKALDAAQDFFFELYLRGNHVEGGRKSYAGVIGLILAWEEKKRLVYPRTPAFLKVFAYFFRCPLNFSFSFLF; translated from the coding sequence ATGAAGATATTAGATACTTTACGACTCGACAGAATGAAGTGGCGCCACTGGGTACTGCTGCTGTTGCTCATCCTCGTCACCCTTACCAAGATGATTCCTCTCTGGGGAGTTATCTACACCTACCGTGTTTATCCCGTTATCGGCAGCCTTCTTTCGCCCATCTCGGGCATCTTTCCTTTTGCCGTGGGCGATATTTTCATAGCTCTCAGCATCGCCTGGGTCATCCTCTATCCTATCTACGAGATGGGATTACGGAAGAAACTCGCCCGTCGGTTTATCTTTCTTGCTGCCAAGAGCGGCGGCTATCCGAAGAAAAAGGCGGTTTTCGGAAGGGTAATTGAATATCTGCTGTGGGTATATGTTTGGTTTTATGCAGCTTGGGGACTGAACTATTCGCAGCCTGTTATCTATTATAGAGTTGGCATGAAGCCTGCTGAGGTTTCGGAAGTGAAGTTCCGGAAATTTGCCTACCAGTATGCCGACAGCCTCAACCTTTTGAGTGAAGAACGGAGAGGGAAGAGTGAAAAATTCAATTGTATTGTGGATGATAAACTGAAGAATCGGGTGCGGGATGCGGTTCTGAAGGAATATAACAAGATAGGCTATCGGGAGGGCATCAATCCGCCTTTCAACCAGCATCCGCATGCCAAGACGATGGTGTTTACGCCCATCAGTTCGATGTCGGGTGTAACCGGCAGCATGGGACCATTCTTCTGCGAATTTACGCTGAACGGCGATATTCTTGCACACGATTATCCTGCTACCTATGCCCATGAGTTTGCTCATTTTCTGGGCATTGCCAACGAAGGAGAGGCAAATTTCTACAGTTATCTCGTCTGTACGGCATCACAGGATAAGGCGGTGAAATTCAGCGGATATTACCACATTCTGCCCCATGTATTATATAATGTATTCGACATCCTCGGCGAAAAGGAAGGTGAAAAATATCTGAAATATATCCGTCCTGAGATAATCAGGCTGCTGAAAAGCGACCGCCAATACTGGCAAGGCAAAAGATGCAAGGCACTGGATGCTGCCCAGGATTTCTTCTTCGAGCTCTATCTGAGAGGCAACCATGTAGAAGGCGGCAGAAAGAGCTATGCCGGCGTCATCGGTCTGATTCTGGCTTGGGAAGAAAAAAAAAGGCTAGTATACCCTCGCACGCCAGCCTTTTTAAAAGTTTTCGCATATTTTTTTCGATGCCCGCTTAATTTTTCCTTCTCTTTTCTCTTTTAA
- a CDS encoding ATP-binding protein, with the protein MIERKEYMNLLEKWRDKKAIKVVTGIRRCGKSSLLRMFREKLLSDGVSEEQVQNLNFEDLDNEPFLDYKILYAHVKQNLCPDKMNYLFFDEIQMVENFQKVIDSLFLLDNVDIYVTGSNAYLLSGEIATLLTGRYIEIKLFPFSFREFMQTQPAHTSRELAYRQYIELGSFPYIPQISQDREMVREYLSGLYNTIVLKDVVSRKKITDVMMLQSVVRFLADNIGNISVIKRISDTMTSLGRKTTSHTIENYVSALTDSYIFYPVQRYDAKGKQLLKTGQKLYLADVGLRQVINGTKGGDLGHVLENIVYLELARRGGEIYVGKAGDAEIDFVVIIGEHKAYYQVSLSVRDETTMQRELAPLKSISDNFPKYLLTLDNDPVQFHDGIKQEYVLDWLMECYDSPKK; encoded by the coding sequence ATGATAGAGCGTAAAGAATACATGAATCTCCTGGAGAAATGGAGAGACAAGAAGGCCATCAAGGTAGTAACAGGCATACGACGCTGTGGCAAGTCATCGCTGCTGAGAATGTTTAGGGAGAAACTTCTCTCGGACGGAGTATCCGAAGAACAAGTACAGAACCTCAACTTCGAGGATCTCGACAACGAGCCGTTCCTCGACTATAAAATTTTGTACGCTCACGTAAAGCAGAACCTGTGCCCAGACAAGATGAACTATCTTTTCTTTGACGAGATACAGATGGTGGAAAATTTCCAGAAAGTGATAGACAGCCTGTTTCTGCTAGACAACGTAGACATTTACGTTACTGGCAGCAATGCCTACCTGCTCTCTGGCGAAATAGCCACCCTGCTCACCGGAAGATACATCGAAATCAAACTCTTCCCTTTCTCCTTCCGAGAATTCATGCAAACGCAGCCTGCCCATACTTCCCGAGAGCTCGCCTATCGCCAATACATCGAACTGGGTTCCTTCCCATACATTCCCCAAATCAGCCAAGACCGAGAGATGGTGCGTGAATACCTGTCAGGTCTCTACAACACCATCGTACTGAAAGATGTGGTGAGCCGCAAGAAGATAACCGATGTGATGATGTTGCAAAGTGTGGTAAGATTCCTTGCTGACAATATAGGCAACATATCCGTAATCAAGCGCATCAGCGACACCATGACCTCGCTGGGAAGAAAGACTACATCTCATACGATAGAAAACTACGTCTCTGCCCTCACCGACAGCTATATCTTCTACCCTGTGCAGAGATATGATGCCAAGGGTAAGCAGCTATTGAAGACTGGACAGAAACTTTATCTTGCCGACGTAGGTCTGCGCCAAGTCATCAATGGCACCAAAGGTGGCGACTTGGGGCACGTACTGGAGAACATCGTGTATCTGGAACTAGCACGACGAGGCGGAGAAATCTATGTAGGCAAAGCCGGTGATGCAGAAATAGACTTCGTGGTAATCATTGGTGAACACAAGGCATACTATCAGGTATCGCTCAGCGTAAGGGATGAGACCACGATGCAGAGAGAATTGGCACCCCTGAAGTCCATCTCCGACAATTTTCCAAAATATCTGCTCACCCTGGACAACGACCCCGTCCAGTTTCATGATGGAATCAAGCAAGAATATGTGCTCGACTGGCTTATGGAATGCTATGATTCGCCTAAAAAATAA
- a CDS encoding ADP-ribosylglycohydrolase family protein — protein MLGAMIGDIAGSKYEFNNTFDYDFEMFGEGCDFTDDTICTVAIADAILNGRSYQESLLDWCRRYPSPKGAYGGRFAGWIRSLDPQPYNSFGNGSAMRVSPVAWLFDDLSQVLEEAEKTALPTHNHPEGIKGAKAVAHAIWHFRKSRFSEESNECKDKNSKESDDKAMKAFKDIARSYYEDFDTRDYPKGKFDETCMDAVPLSFYLLSQASSFEDAIRLAISHGGDSDTIGAIVGSIAEARFGIPQDMKEKAISYLPDDMREISARIKCSN, from the coding sequence ATGTTAGGAGCAATGATAGGAGATATTGCTGGCTCAAAATATGAGTTCAACAATACGTTTGATTATGATTTCGAGATGTTCGGCGAAGGATGCGACTTCACCGATGATACCATCTGTACGGTAGCGATAGCTGATGCAATACTGAACGGGCGAAGCTATCAGGAAAGCCTGCTGGATTGGTGCCGCCGCTATCCTTCTCCAAAAGGAGCGTATGGCGGAAGATTTGCGGGGTGGATTCGTTCTCTTGATCCACAGCCATATAATAGTTTTGGCAATGGTTCGGCAATGCGAGTATCACCGGTAGCTTGGCTATTCGATGACCTGTCGCAGGTTTTGGAAGAGGCAGAGAAAACGGCTCTTCCTACTCATAACCATCCCGAAGGAATCAAGGGAGCCAAAGCCGTGGCTCATGCCATCTGGCATTTCCGCAAGAGCAGATTCTCAGAAGAATCTAATGAGTGTAAAGATAAGAATTCTAAAGAATCTGATGATAAGGCAATGAAAGCCTTCAAGGATATCGCCCGCAGCTATTACGAGGATTTCGATACGCGAGATTATCCGAAAGGCAAATTCGATGAAACCTGCATGGATGCCGTGCCATTATCCTTCTATCTCCTCTCGCAAGCCTCATCCTTCGAAGATGCTATCCGCTTAGCCATATCTCATGGCGGCGATAGCGATACCATCGGAGCCATCGTTGGCAGTATCGCCGAAGCACGATTCGGTATTCCACAAGATATGAAAGAGAAGGCAATCTCTTATCTTCCGGATGATATGAGAGAAATATCGGCTAGAATAAAGTGTAGCAACTAG
- the greA gene encoding transcription elongation factor GreA: MEYMSQEGYDELVAELQHMVNVELPAVRDAIAEARDKGDLSENFEYHAAKREQGKLLSRISFKQKVLENARVIDKSRLKSDTVGLLSKIKITNLANKCSMNYTIVNPHEADLHSGKISIKSPIAKALLGKKAGEEVMVKVPAGLLKFRLDSVEL, translated from the coding sequence ATGGAATATATGTCTCAGGAAGGTTACGATGAGCTCGTGGCCGAACTTCAACACATGGTTAACGTAGAGTTGCCAGCCGTTCGCGATGCGATAGCTGAGGCCCGCGATAAGGGCGACCTCAGTGAGAATTTCGAGTATCATGCAGCCAAGCGTGAGCAGGGCAAGCTGTTGAGCCGCATCAGCTTCAAACAGAAGGTCTTGGAGAATGCCCGTGTCATCGACAAGTCTCGCCTGAAGAGTGATACCGTTGGCTTGTTGAGCAAGATTAAGATTACCAATCTCGCCAACAAGTGCAGCATGAATTATACCATAGTAAATCCTCACGAGGCTGATTTGCATAGTGGCAAGATTTCCATCAAGTCGCCTATCGCCAAGGCCCTTCTGGGTAAGAAGGCAGGTGAAGAGGTAATGGTAAAGGTACCAGCCGGCTTGCTCAAATTCCGCCTGGATAGCGTGGAGCTATAA
- a CDS encoding A1S_2505 family phage non-structural protein, with amino-acid sequence MKKEKNFSETDFQKKKALESLSDDEILQGFKDADARIVREYYYGYCRVAYCIYDKRYDLQHKPGMDFFSLAHEYYLYLCEHDFKPLEDRKPSMSLKTWMVNGFRFLLLDKLKEVVKEHRFESFEARQESRKMQFDVTDNQFEHDLYQTIEDIGNFYYGRDSKNSIILKMLYIEGFRGKDVAAQLGISHSAVTQRCQKMMHDVVIPYFKRYFDASEYGSYLSFAEEDTCIESAPKMSMPRMMSECMCCKEAADKGNNIFNNKKNMEDMKKGRITPSWIDSLKENEIFVFGSNLAGMHGGGAARIARLHFGAVMGKGVGLQGQSYAIPTMQGGVETIRPYVDDFIAYAKHHQELHFLVTPIGCGIAGFEAEDIAPLFESAKEIKNISLPESFWEVIE; translated from the coding sequence ATGAAGAAAGAAAAGAATTTTTCAGAAACTGATTTTCAGAAGAAGAAGGCATTGGAAAGCTTATCGGACGATGAGATTCTGCAGGGCTTCAAAGATGCAGATGCCAGAATCGTAAGGGAGTATTACTACGGATACTGCCGGGTGGCTTATTGCATCTACGATAAGCGATATGACCTGCAGCACAAGCCAGGCATGGACTTCTTCTCGCTGGCTCACGAATATTATCTCTATCTCTGCGAACACGACTTCAAGCCTCTGGAAGACCGGAAGCCGAGCATGTCGCTCAAAACCTGGATGGTGAATGGTTTCCGGTTCCTGCTGCTGGATAAACTGAAGGAGGTGGTAAAGGAGCATCGCTTCGAGAGTTTCGAAGCAAGGCAGGAAAGCCGCAAGATGCAGTTTGACGTGACCGACAACCAGTTTGAACACGATCTTTACCAGACGATAGAGGACATCGGCAATTTCTATTATGGCAGAGACAGCAAGAACAGCATCATTCTGAAGATGCTCTATATAGAGGGATTCCGGGGCAAGGACGTAGCCGCTCAGTTGGGCATATCCCATTCTGCCGTCACCCAGCGTTGCCAGAAGATGATGCACGATGTGGTGATTCCTTATTTCAAGAGATACTTCGATGCATCGGAATACGGAAGCTATCTGTCGTTCGCGGAGGAAGACACATGTATCGAAAGTGCTCCGAAGATGTCGATGCCGAGAATGATGTCCGAGTGCATGTGCTGCAAGGAAGCGGCAGATAAAGGCAATAACATATTTAATAATAAGAAGAATATGGAAGATATGAAGAAGGGAAGAATCACTCCTAGCTGGATTGATTCATTAAAGGAGAACGAGATTTTTGTGTTTGGCAGCAATCTGGCTGGCATGCATGGTGGTGGAGCTGCCCGTATAGCCCGCCTGCATTTCGGTGCCGTCATGGGCAAGGGTGTTGGTTTGCAAGGTCAGAGTTACGCCATCCCAACGATGCAGGGCGGCGTAGAAACCATCCGTCCATACGTGGATGATTTCATCGCCTATGCCAAGCATCATCAAGAGCTTCATTTCCTGGTAACCCCAATAGGTTGCGGCATCGCCGGTTTCGAAGCCGAAGACATCGCCCCATTGTTTGAGAGCGCAAAGGAAATCAAGAACATCAGCCTTCCGGAGAGTTTCTGGGAGGTGATAGAGTAA
- a CDS encoding M15 family metallopeptidase, giving the protein MKAKNILMICLFISGLFCLPSKAQQPGENVSPQTIRKLGEKHFFSISTIPDDIFRLMQGKTYKKNCTVARSELRYIRCLHVDKDGRNIVGEMVVNRAIATDVLDILKKLYEAKYPIERMRLIDYWDADDERAMRANNSSSFNFRFISHTHTVSKHGRGLAVDINTLYNPYHKRLKNGKEVVEPATARPYLDRSKNHAYMIKKGDLCYRLFKAKGFRWGGDWKHSKDYQHFEK; this is encoded by the coding sequence ATGAAAGCAAAAAATATATTGATGATATGCCTGTTTATTTCTGGACTTTTCTGCCTCCCATCCAAGGCACAGCAGCCTGGAGAAAACGTCAGTCCTCAAACCATCAGAAAACTGGGCGAGAAGCATTTCTTCTCCATCTCCACTATTCCTGATGATATCTTCCGCCTGATGCAGGGGAAGACGTATAAGAAGAACTGTACCGTGGCAAGAAGCGAACTGAGATACATAAGATGCCTGCACGTAGACAAAGACGGCAGAAACATCGTGGGAGAAATGGTGGTGAACAGGGCGATAGCCACAGATGTGCTCGACATTCTGAAAAAGCTCTACGAGGCAAAATATCCGATAGAACGGATGAGACTCATTGACTACTGGGATGCCGACGACGAAAGGGCGATGAGAGCCAACAACTCCTCCAGCTTCAACTTCCGCTTCATCTCACATACCCATACGGTATCGAAGCACGGAAGGGGACTGGCCGTAGACATCAACACCCTCTACAATCCTTACCACAAACGACTGAAAAACGGCAAGGAAGTGGTGGAACCTGCCACCGCCCGCCCCTATCTGGACCGCAGCAAGAACCACGCTTACATGATTAAGAAAGGCGACCTCTGCTACCGGCTCTTCAAGGCAAAAGGATTCCGATGGGGAGGTGACTGGAAACACAGCAAAGATTACCAGCACTTCGAAAAATAG
- a CDS encoding ISAon1 family transposase produces the protein METRPITARSFEDDYHIDGDEYGRAYKDHLSGYREWSELGHADEWLIFPENISPHVSIDETCLSTGEVYTIASNKDAHGRKGCLIAVVKGTKAKDVIKALMKIPEALRMSVEEVTLDFSESMHNIVETCFPKAMRTLDRFHHQQFCLEALQEVRREYRREQMTLDAHAREEHRLMMRQLQENDGPFVDEEGNAIRRNARYYPERLENGETRAELLARSKGLLMMSPEKWTGTQKERAEILFREFPDIKTAFSLTHSLRMIFSQRCTKEQGAVSLHSWYSKVGEFGNKAFNDIAAAMYDREDEILNYFVNRSTNASAESLNAKIKHFRAQLRGIIDRKFFLFRLMKIYA, from the coding sequence TTGGAGACGCGCCCTATAACGGCCCGTTCGTTTGAGGATGACTATCACATAGACGGTGATGAGTATGGCAGAGCCTACAAGGACCACCTAAGCGGCTATCGTGAATGGTCTGAACTAGGCCATGCTGACGAGTGGCTCATCTTCCCAGAGAACATAAGTCCTCACGTCAGCATAGATGAGACATGCTTGTCCACGGGAGAGGTATACACAATAGCCTCGAACAAGGATGCACATGGTCGCAAGGGATGCCTTATTGCTGTAGTCAAGGGCACTAAGGCAAAGGATGTCATAAAGGCATTGATGAAGATACCAGAAGCGTTGAGAATGAGCGTGGAAGAGGTTACTCTCGACTTCTCTGAGAGTATGCACAACATAGTAGAGACATGCTTTCCGAAGGCTATGCGTACGCTCGACCGGTTCCATCATCAGCAGTTTTGTCTTGAAGCCTTGCAAGAGGTACGCAGAGAGTATAGGCGTGAGCAGATGACACTTGATGCCCATGCTAGGGAAGAGCACCGTCTGATGATGCGCCAGCTGCAGGAGAACGATGGTCCATTTGTGGATGAGGAGGGCAATGCCATAAGGCGCAATGCAAGGTACTATCCCGAAAGACTTGAGAACGGAGAGACTCGTGCAGAACTCCTTGCACGCAGTAAGGGGCTACTTATGATGTCACCCGAGAAATGGACAGGCACACAGAAGGAACGTGCAGAAATACTGTTCCGTGAGTTTCCGGACATAAAGACGGCTTTCTCGCTTACCCACTCTCTTCGAATGATATTCTCGCAGAGGTGTACTAAGGAGCAAGGTGCTGTCAGCCTGCATTCATGGTACTCGAAGGTCGGTGAGTTCGGTAACAAAGCGTTCAATGATATTGCTGCCGCCATGTACGACCGTGAGGATGAGATCCTTAACTATTTTGTCAATCGCTCTACCAATGCATCAGCAGAATCCCTCAATGCAAAGATCAAGCATTTCAGAGCACAACTCAGAGGTATTATTGACCGTAAGTTCTTTCTCTTCAGACTAATGAAAATCTATGCCTAA
- a CDS encoding tetratricopeptide repeat protein has protein sequence MKTNNKDKYFDIPKNYQNFVLVQKTNAKPEDYGYTEEAVLSVLDLVKNDPNNYDLEDDDLQNDLGCFFNDGVCVERNVEFAKYWFAKSADQGNDLARSNLADIYRKGTDGTEVDLKKAFELYKACGLPYAHFRCGEFYEKGWGVDKNIEEAKRYYSLAYSEGHPLAKKKLKDWNFLED, from the coding sequence ATGAAGACAAATAATAAAGATAAGTATTTTGATATACCAAAGAATTATCAGAATTTTGTATTGGTACAAAAGACGAATGCAAAACCTGAAGATTATGGTTACACAGAGGAGGCTGTATTGAGTGTTTTGGATCTGGTCAAGAATGATCCAAACAATTATGACCTTGAAGATGACGACCTACAAAACGACTTGGGTTGTTTCTTCAACGATGGAGTATGCGTTGAAAGAAATGTAGAGTTTGCTAAATATTGGTTTGCCAAATCTGCAGATCAAGGCAATGACTTAGCTCGTAGCAACTTGGCAGACATCTATCGTAAAGGTACAGATGGAACAGAAGTTGACCTAAAGAAAGCATTTGAATTGTATAAGGCCTGTGGTTTGCCATACGCCCACTTTCGTTGTGGAGAGTTTTACGAAAAAGGTTGGGGAGTAGATAAAAATATAGAAGAAGCTAAACGCTACTATTCATTAGCCTACTCAGAAGGACATCCTTTGGCTAAAAAGAAACTAAAAGATTGGAATTTTTTAGAGGATTAA
- a CDS encoding Lrp/AsnC family transcriptional regulator, translated as MTTEEKLDETDIRILKLLQQNSRLTVKELAARVNLSPSPTFERQKRLEREGYIQRYGAIVDHHKLGHNVIVLCNIRLKQHTHDLIQQFMDTVQTIDQITECYNTTGDYDFQIKVYARDMKAYQDFMLNTLGNIDCIGSLHSIIVIGEIKDSHYIPVAK; from the coding sequence ATGACAACAGAAGAAAAACTTGATGAAACAGACATCAGAATACTGAAGTTACTGCAGCAGAACTCCCGACTCACCGTAAAGGAACTTGCTGCAAGAGTCAACCTCTCCCCTTCTCCCACCTTCGAGCGGCAGAAGCGGCTGGAACGCGAGGGATACATCCAGCGATATGGAGCCATCGTAGACCATCACAAGTTGGGGCACAACGTAATCGTGCTCTGCAATATACGGCTCAAGCAGCATACCCATGACCTGATTCAGCAATTCATGGATACCGTGCAAACCATCGACCAGATAACGGAGTGCTACAACACCACCGGTGATTACGATTTCCAGATCAAGGTATATGCCCGCGACATGAAAGCCTATCAGGACTTTATGCTCAACACCCTGGGAAACATCGACTGCATAGGAAGTCTGCACAGCATCATCGTGATTGGAGAAATCAAGGATTCGCATTATATACCCGTAGCAAAATAA
- a CDS encoding ISAon1 family transposase N-terminal region protein, whose translation MEQYRLLAECLLPARMLDWFDLKTVRVEKKGDTQVIHLYLDENEQKPDDGEDLRPNGFTRESVFHDFPIRGQEVLLHVRRRRWLDADGHNVMTECNLIQESTRCSTELADFLKEAFGDAPYNGPFV comes from the coding sequence ATGGAACAGTATAGACTCTTAGCGGAATGCCTATTGCCAGCCCGCATGCTTGACTGGTTTGACTTGAAGACTGTACGTGTCGAGAAGAAAGGTGACACACAGGTGATTCACCTTTATCTCGATGAGAACGAGCAGAAACCTGACGACGGAGAAGACCTGCGCCCCAATGGATTTACACGCGAAAGTGTGTTTCACGACTTTCCGATTAGAGGTCAGGAAGTACTGCTTCACGTGCGCCGTCGCAGATGGCTTGATGCAGATGGTCACAACGTGATGACCGAATGCAATCTCATTCAGGAGTCCACCCGCTGCTCAACCGAGTTGGCGGATTTTTTAAAAGAAGCGTTTGGAGACGCGCCCTATAACGGCCCGTTCGTTTGA
- a CDS encoding MutS-related protein, with the protein MNIKENYQQYVSRYASEVVALKRKNTGFITGELLAFGGILAFLICYFAMDGDTQNYLMGAALCLIAYLGIRRLDDKNKEKIEHLSALLKVYQDEIKAWEGDFSPFETGDCYQNPQHPYSFDLDVFGKSSLFNRICRTITSGGSEALARNLTRETPLSLEDIKRRRDLQKELAGEESAKEELTGEGENWRMEFLALGEKNRSQTVNGKTKKIDSAAVMDAMQKVSKMEVPAWFGSPVSLVIGWLLIIGVIGSVILSICDMVSVDFALWWVLVQYMVVFFVCKQTLDKIDSNGGKLRHQLIAYAQILQLINRRNFHSESGKEMQNSLADALPSFAQLEKILKGYDRRGNFLGLFFTDAFMLSDFFLVRSFLKWKNTYMVKMEEWMHIISEMDAMVSMADFRYNHPEAEEAEFVSGSPEADTESDVSENAGIGSPEIVFEGKNLYHPFLGAKAVKNDFTIKDDNYYIITGANMAGKSTFLRSLGVNYILAMAGMPVFADQLKISRFRLFSSMRTTDDLTHGISYFNAELIRLEELLKFCRESAEGKCCKESGEDNKEPLRTLIILDEILKGTNSLDKLNGSRKFLEAIAKQPVSGIIATHDLELSKMENDASGKFHNYCFEIDLGTDVTYTYKIQKGVARNQNATFLLNKILEKY; encoded by the coding sequence ATGAATATCAAGGAGAATTATCAACAATATGTAAGCCGATACGCTTCTGAGGTGGTTGCCCTGAAGCGTAAGAATACGGGATTTATAACGGGCGAGCTGCTGGCTTTTGGCGGCATCCTCGCCTTCCTGATCTGCTATTTCGCAATGGATGGAGATACGCAGAACTATCTGATGGGGGCGGCGCTGTGCCTGATTGCCTATCTGGGAATCAGACGACTTGACGATAAGAACAAGGAGAAGATAGAGCATCTTTCGGCTTTGCTCAAGGTTTATCAGGACGAAATCAAGGCTTGGGAGGGCGATTTCTCGCCTTTCGAAACGGGCGATTGCTATCAGAATCCGCAGCATCCTTATTCCTTCGACCTCGATGTCTTCGGCAAGAGTTCGCTGTTCAACCGCATCTGCCGAACCATCACATCGGGCGGTTCTGAGGCACTCGCCAGGAATCTTACCCGGGAAACGCCTCTGAGCCTGGAAGATATCAAAAGAAGAAGAGATTTGCAGAAGGAATTGGCTGGAGAAGAATCCGCAAAAGAAGAATTGACTGGAGAAGGCGAAAACTGGCGAATGGAATTCCTGGCACTTGGCGAAAAGAACAGAAGCCAGACTGTGAATGGCAAGACGAAGAAGATTGATTCTGCTGCGGTGATGGATGCGATGCAGAAGGTTTCGAAGATGGAGGTGCCGGCATGGTTTGGGTCTCCGGTTTCGCTCGTTATCGGATGGCTGCTGATTATCGGAGTAATCGGTTCCGTGATTTTATCGATATGCGATATGGTTTCGGTGGATTTCGCCCTGTGGTGGGTGTTGGTTCAATACATGGTGGTATTCTTCGTCTGCAAGCAGACACTTGACAAGATAGACAGCAATGGAGGCAAGCTTCGCCATCAGCTCATCGCCTATGCTCAGATACTCCAGCTTATCAACAGGCGCAATTTCCATAGCGAATCAGGCAAGGAGATGCAGAATTCCCTGGCAGATGCCCTGCCTTCCTTTGCCCAACTGGAAAAGATATTGAAGGGGTATGACAGAAGAGGCAACTTCCTCGGTCTTTTCTTCACCGATGCCTTCATGCTGAGCGATTTCTTCCTGGTTCGCAGTTTTCTGAAATGGAAGAATACCTATATGGTGAAGATGGAGGAATGGATGCATATCATCAGCGAGATGGATGCGATGGTTTCGATGGCGGATTTCAGATATAATCATCCGGAGGCAGAAGAGGCGGAATTTGTTTCGGGAAGTCCGGAAGCAGATACCGAAAGCGATGTTTCAGAAAATGCAGGAATCGGAAGTCCGGAAATCGTGTTTGAGGGAAAGAATCTCTATCATCCTTTTCTGGGTGCCAAGGCGGTGAAGAACGATTTCACCATCAAGGACGACAACTATTATATCATCACCGGAGCCAACATGGCGGGAAAGAGTACCTTCCTGCGTTCGCTGGGCGTGAACTATATCCTGGCAATGGCGGGTATGCCGGTGTTTGCGGATCAGCTGAAGATTTCCCGTTTCAGATTGTTCTCGAGCATGAGAACCACCGATGATTTGACACATGGCATCTCTTACTTTAATGCTGAGCTGATAAGACTGGAGGAGCTGCTGAAGTTCTGCAGGGAAAGTGCTGAGGGAAAGTGCTGCAAGGAAAGTGGAGAAGACAATAAGGAGCCACTCCGAACGCTGATTATTCTGGATGAGATTCTGAAGGGAACGAATTCATTGGATAAGCTGAATGGTTCGAGAAAGTTCCTCGAAGCCATTGCCAAGCAGCCGGTGAGCGGTATCATCGCTACCCACGATCTGGAGCTCTCCAAGATGGAGAATGATGCATCAGGAAAATTCCACAACTATTGTTTCGAGATAGATTTAGGCACAGATGTTACCTATACTTATAAGATACAGAAGGGTGTGGCGAGAAACCAGAATGCCACCTTCTTACTGAATAAGATTCTGGAGAAATATTAG